The following are encoded in a window of Vigna unguiculata cultivar IT97K-499-35 chromosome 8, ASM411807v1, whole genome shotgun sequence genomic DNA:
- the LOC114193396 gene encoding probable NAD(P)H dehydrogenase (quinone) FQR1-like 3, which translates to MAVTKVYIVYYSMYGHVDTMAREVLRGASAVEGVEATLWRVPEMLSDLILKKLKAPSKPNDVPDIRPEQLVEADGLIFGFPSRFGMMPSQLKAFFDATSGLWASQALAGKPAGIFWSTGFYGGGQELSALTAITQLAHHGMLFVPLGYTFGRGMFEMDEVKGGSAYGAGTFAGDGSRQPTELELQQAFYQGKYLAEVTKKLKG; encoded by the exons ATGGCTGTCACTAAGGTCTACATTGT GTATTACTCTATGTATGGACACGTGGACACCATGGCAAGAGAAGTGCTGAGAGGGGCTTCCGCAGTTGAAGGTGTTGAAGCAACACTCTGGCGG GTACCTGAGATGCTTTCTGAcctaattttgaaaaagttgaaagcCCCTTCTAAACCAAATGATGTACCAGACATAAGGCCAGAACAACTTGTGGAGGCTGATGGTTTGATATTTGGTTTTCCTTCTCGTTTTGGCATGATGCCAAGCCAGCTGAAGGCCTTCTTTGATGCCACTAGTGGGCTATGGGCATCTCAAGCACTGGCTGGCAAACCTGCTGGAATCTTCTGGAGTACTGGTTTTTATGGCGGAGGCCAAGAACTGTCAGC ATTGACAGCAATAACTCAATTAGCTCATCATGGTATGCTTTTTGTTCCTCTTGGATATACTTTTGGAAGAGGCATGTTTGAGATGGATGAAGTAAAAGGAGGTTCCGCTTATGGGGCTGGAACTTTTGCAGGAGATGGATCTCGTCAACCTACTGAACTAGAACTGCAGCAGGCCTTTTACCAGGGTAAATACCTTGCTGAAGTCACAAAAAAGCTAAAAGGCTAA